The proteins below come from a single Scatophagus argus isolate fScaArg1 chromosome 15, fScaArg1.pri, whole genome shotgun sequence genomic window:
- the ccdc65 gene encoding dynein regulatory complex subunit 2 isoform X2, with the protein MPKKAKKGGGEGGAKTEEERLLYLQQRAQAEEEMAKKKEEVLTLFLKDKLQKEEKNTAVNLLKLNEGWRSILRQTRAAELRNDITVLSQTFERHLDGLDGIMKNVERDLQEAERQSAQVRRIHLQHVERLWAQQDKRLMFVQQQWEDSLGHLTSVFSCERKQMSESCEQQRADLQDSTFALEQQHAAAMDETHRLYSKIIKLYESTHRDRVAKLMQVEKEKLKDKALQHQQVAELCSQDTQQFNKLLSENQRLIEQTDADVKKVKRLQDLVIQVREKLNSSDTENQSVEQDLTATRNQMNRRTKELREQLSEAQTVARKQLTDLTVHSDNAARNLQAAVAKEVREFLELQQLTRRVNAAVLQRAALRGRKDDVSRENRQLRLLLHQHLDAMTVSDGTFDGRHALLAVFPAPKAPPDANRRHAVIEAVHAVKHSL; encoded by the exons ATGCCtaagaaagcaaagaaaggtGGAGGTGAAGGCGGTGcgaagacagaggaggagaggctgtTGTACCTGCAGCAGCGAGCTCAGGCCGAGGAGGAAATGGccaagaagaaagaggaagtcCTCACCCTCTTTCTGAAG GACAAGTtgcagaaggaggagaagaacacTGCAGTGAACCTGCTGAAGCTGAACGAAGGCTGGAGGTCGATTCTCCGTCAGACTCGAGCCGCCGAGCTGCGTAATGACATCACGGTGCTCAGTCAGACGTTTGAGAGGCACCTGGACGGCCTGGACGGCATCATGAAG AATGTGGAGCGTGACCTGCAGGAGGCGGAGCGTCAGTCGGCTCAGGTGCGACGCATTCACCTGCAACATGTGGAGCGTCTGTGGGCTCAGCAGGACAAGCGGCTGatgtttgtgcagcagcagtgggaggACAGTCTGGGACACCTCACCTCCGTGTTCAGCTGTGAGAG GAAGCAGATGTCGGAAAGCTGCGAGCAGCAGCGAGCTGATCTGCAGGACTCGACGTTCGCCTTGGAGCAGCAGCACGCAGCAGCGATGGATGAAACCCACAGGCTGTACAGTAAAATCATCAAGTTGTACGAGAGCACTCATCGCGACAGG GTGGCTAAACTGATgcaggtggagaaggagaagctgaagGACAAGGCGCTGCAGCACCAGCAGGTGGCGGAGCTCTGCAGCCAGGACACGCAGCAGTTCAACAAGCTGCTCTCTGAAAACCAACGACTCATCGAACAGACCGACGCAGACGTGAAGAAGGTGAAGAGGCTGCAG GATCTCGTCATTCAGGTGAGGGAGAAGCTGAACTCCAGTGACACAGAGAATCAGTCTGTGGAACAGGATCTGACAGCCACCAGAAACCAGATGAACCGTAGGACCAAGGAGCTGCGGGAGCAGCTGAGTGAGGCTCAGACGGTGGCGAGGAAACAGCTCACCGACCTCACGGTCCACAGCGACAACGCAGCCAGGAACCTGCAGGCGGCTGTAGCCAAG GAGGTGCGGGAGTTTCTGGAGCTTCAGCAGCTGACGCGGCGCGTCAACGCCGCCGTGCTGCAGCGAGCAGCTCTGAGGGGACGCAAAGACGACGTGAGCCGAGAGAACCGgcagctgaggctgctgctgcatcagCACCTGGACGCCATGACGGTCAGCGACGGCACCTTCGACGGACGCCACGCTCTGCTCGCCGTGTTTCCGGCCCCGAAGGCCCCCCCAGACGCCAACAGACGGCACGCCGTCATCGAGGCCGTTCACGCTGTCAAACACTCGCTGTAG
- the ccdc65 gene encoding dynein regulatory complex subunit 2 isoform X1, protein MPKKAKKGGGEGGAKTEEERLLYLQQRAQAEEEMAKKKEEVLTLFLKDKLQKEEKNTAVNLLKLNEGWRSILRQTRAAELRNDITVLSQTFERHLDGLDGIMKNVERDLQEAERQSAQVRRIHLQHVERLWAQQDKRLMFVQQQWEDSLGHLTSVFSCERKQMSESCEQQRADLQDSTFALEQQHAAAMDETHRLYSKIIKLYESTHRDRVAKLMQVEKEKLKDKALQHQQVAELCSQDTQQFNKLLSENQRLIEQTDADVKKVKRLQDLVIQVREKLNSSDTENQSVEQDLTATRNQMNRRTKELREQLSEAQTVARKQLTDLTVHSDNAARNLQAAVAKGERALRVAEMCHKLESQQQNISLVPPEEHRPQTAGPEVEQPAKEVREFLELQQLTRRVNAAVLQRAALRGRKDDVSRENRQLRLLLHQHLDAMTVSDGTFDGRHALLAVFPAPKAPPDANRRHAVIEAVHAVKHSL, encoded by the exons ATGCCtaagaaagcaaagaaaggtGGAGGTGAAGGCGGTGcgaagacagaggaggagaggctgtTGTACCTGCAGCAGCGAGCTCAGGCCGAGGAGGAAATGGccaagaagaaagaggaagtcCTCACCCTCTTTCTGAAG GACAAGTtgcagaaggaggagaagaacacTGCAGTGAACCTGCTGAAGCTGAACGAAGGCTGGAGGTCGATTCTCCGTCAGACTCGAGCCGCCGAGCTGCGTAATGACATCACGGTGCTCAGTCAGACGTTTGAGAGGCACCTGGACGGCCTGGACGGCATCATGAAG AATGTGGAGCGTGACCTGCAGGAGGCGGAGCGTCAGTCGGCTCAGGTGCGACGCATTCACCTGCAACATGTGGAGCGTCTGTGGGCTCAGCAGGACAAGCGGCTGatgtttgtgcagcagcagtgggaggACAGTCTGGGACACCTCACCTCCGTGTTCAGCTGTGAGAG GAAGCAGATGTCGGAAAGCTGCGAGCAGCAGCGAGCTGATCTGCAGGACTCGACGTTCGCCTTGGAGCAGCAGCACGCAGCAGCGATGGATGAAACCCACAGGCTGTACAGTAAAATCATCAAGTTGTACGAGAGCACTCATCGCGACAGG GTGGCTAAACTGATgcaggtggagaaggagaagctgaagGACAAGGCGCTGCAGCACCAGCAGGTGGCGGAGCTCTGCAGCCAGGACACGCAGCAGTTCAACAAGCTGCTCTCTGAAAACCAACGACTCATCGAACAGACCGACGCAGACGTGAAGAAGGTGAAGAGGCTGCAG GATCTCGTCATTCAGGTGAGGGAGAAGCTGAACTCCAGTGACACAGAGAATCAGTCTGTGGAACAGGATCTGACAGCCACCAGAAACCAGATGAACCGTAGGACCAAGGAGCTGCGGGAGCAGCTGAGTGAGGCTCAGACGGTGGCGAGGAAACAGCTCACCGACCTCACGGTCCACAGCGACAACGCAGCCAGGAACCTGCAGGCGGCTGTAGCCAAG GGCGAGAGGGCTCTGCGTGTCGCTGAAATGTGTCACAAGCTGGAGAGTCAGCAGCAGAACATCTCATTAGTCCCTCCAGAGGAGCACAGACCGCAGACAGCAGGACCGGAGGTGGAGCAACCAGCAAAG GAGGTGCGGGAGTTTCTGGAGCTTCAGCAGCTGACGCGGCGCGTCAACGCCGCCGTGCTGCAGCGAGCAGCTCTGAGGGGACGCAAAGACGACGTGAGCCGAGAGAACCGgcagctgaggctgctgctgcatcagCACCTGGACGCCATGACGGTCAGCGACGGCACCTTCGACGGACGCCACGCTCTGCTCGCCGTGTTTCCGGCCCCGAAGGCCCCCCCAGACGCCAACAGACGGCACGCCGTCATCGAGGCCGTTCACGCTGTCAAACACTCGCTGTAG
- the strn3 gene encoding striatin-3: protein MDEHPGGGGVGAPRQPPPPQQQQGSNSNANPPIGGGGGGVMVPHQPDELPRPQQQYTIPGILHYIQHEWARFEMERAHWEVERAELQARIAFLQGERKGQENLKNDLVRRIKMLEYALKQERAKYHKLKYGTELNQGEMKMPSFESDTKDSEVSAVPANSQLTWKQGRQLLRQYLQEVGYTDTILDVRTQRVRSLLGLSASEQNGSVENKNLQHLINGTERRKDSKRSPGDVLETFNFLENTEDSDEEEDEEGDLIDDISTDKHHRVKKHKTKVGNEGLASEDDADTEEALKEFDFLVTAEDGEGAGEARSSGDGTEWAEPLPFPPGGGKSFLLGGSDDVLESVLGLGDLADLTVTNDETDYSYDLPSSKESSFRKTWNPKYTLRSHFDGVRALAFHPVEPCLVTVSEDHTLKLWNLTKTVPAKKSASFDVEPVYTFRAHIGPVLSLAMTSSGEQCFSGGIDSTIQWWNIPSSNVDPYDTYDPSVLAGSWTGHTDAVWGLAYSGIKNRLLSCSADGTVKLWNPTEKNPCISTFNTNKEHGVPTAVDFNGCDPAHMVASFNSGDVVVYNLETSQKALVLKGQGEGTQPGCSHINKVVSHPTLPVTITAHEDRHIKFYDNKSGKVIHAMVAHLDAVTSLAVDPNGIYLMSGSHDCSLRLWNLDSKTCVQEITAHRKKSEEAIYDVAFHPSKAYIASAGADALARVYV, encoded by the exons atggatGAGCACCCCGGCGGAGGAGGGGTCGGAGCCCCACGACAGCCTCCACCGCCTCAGCAGCAACAGGGGAGCAACAGCAACGCTAATCCGCCGATCGGAGGTGGCGGCGGAGGAGTCATGGTGCCACACCAGCCGGACGAGCTTCCCCGACCACAGCAACAGTACACCATCCCCGGCATCCTGCACTACATCCAGCACGAGTGGGCCCGGTTCGAGATGGAGAGGGCACACTGGGAAGTGGAGAGGGCCGAGCTCCAG gcGAGGATAGCGTTCCTGCAGGGGGAGAGGAAAGGTCAGGAGAACCTGAAGAACGACCTGGttagaagaataaaaatgttagaATACGCATTAAAACAGGAAAG agCAAAATATCACAAGTTAAAATATGGAACAGAGTTAAATCAAGGGGAGATGAAGATGCCAAGCTTTGAATCAG ACACCAAAGACTCAGAGGTCTCTGCTGTTCCTGCCAACAGTCAGCTCACCTGGAAACAAGGCAGACAACTGCTGAGACA gtacCTGCAGGAAGTGGGATACACAGACACCATCCTGGACGTTCGTACTCAGAGGGTTCGCTCTCTGCTCGGCCTGTCGGCTTCTGAGCAGAACGGATCCGTGGAGAACAAGAACCTTCAGCACCTGATCAACGGGACGGAGCGGCGCAAGGACAGCAAGag gagTCCAGGCGACGTTCTGGAGACGTTCAACTTCCTGGAGAACACAGAGGACAGcgatgaagaagaggatgaggagggagaCCTGATTGACGACATCAGCACTGACAAACATCATCGAGTCAAGAAACACAAGACCAAG gtggGGAATGAGGGCTTGGCGTCGGAGGACGACGCTGACACGGAGGAGGCTCTGAAGGAGTTTGACTTCCTGGTGACGGCGGAGGACGGAGAGGGAGCCGGGGAGGCCCGGAGCTCTGGGGACGGGACAGAGTGGG ctgagcCTCTACCGTTTCCCCCCGGTGGGGGGAAGTCCTTCCTGCTGGGGGGGTCAGACGATGTGTTGGAGAGCGTGCTGGGTTTGGGCGACCTCGCCGACCTCACCGTCACCAACGACGAGACAGACTACAGCTACGAC CTGCCATCCAGTAAGGAGTCTTCGTTCAGGAAGACGTGGAATCCGAAGTACACGCTGCGGAGCCACTTCGACGGCGTCCGAGCGCTGGCCTTCCACCCCGTCGAACCGTGTCTGGTCACCGTGTCCGAGGACCACACGCTCAAACTGTGGAACCTCACCAAGACCGTCCCTGCCAAAAA AAGTGCCTCTTTTGATGTGGAACCTGTCTACACATTCAGAGCTCACat tggtCCAGTGCTGTCATTGGCGATGACCTCCAGTGGTGAACAGTGTTTCAGTGGAGGTATTGACTCAACCATCCAGTGGTGGAACATCCCCAGCTCTAATGTGGACCCCTACGACACCtatg ATCCCAGCGTCCTGGCGGGGTCGTGGACAGGGCATACTGACGCTGTGTGGGGATTGGCTTACAGCGGCATCAAGAACCGCCTCCTGTCCTGCTCGGCCGACGGAACGGTCAAACTGTGGAACCCGACGGAGAAGAATCCCTGCATCAGCACTTTCAACACGAACAAGG AGCACGGTGTCCCCACGGCGGTGGACTTCAACGGTTGTGACCCTGCCCACATGGTGGCGTCGTTTAACAGCGGAGACGTGGTGGTGTACAACCTGGAGACTTCCCAGAAAGCACTGGTGCTGAAGGGGCAGGGAGAAGGca ctCAGCCAGGGTGCAGTCATATCAATAAGGTGGTCAGTCATCCCACGCTGCCCGTCACCATCACCGCCCACGAAGACAGACACATCAAATTCTACGACAACAAGTCAG gtaaaGTGATCCATGCCATGGTGGCTCACCTGGACGCAGTGACCAGTCTGGCTGTGGATCCTAATGGGATCTACCTGATGTCTGGAA gtcaTGACTGCTCCCTGCGTCTGTGGAACCTGGACAGTAAAACGTGCGTCCAGGAGATCACAGCTCATCGAAAGAAGAGCGAGGAGGCCATCTACGACGTGGCCTTCCACCCCTCCAAGGCCTACATCGCCTCCGCCGGAGCCGACGCCCTCGCCAGGGTCTACGTGTAG
- the ap4s1 gene encoding AP-4 complex subunit sigma-1 isoform X1, whose translation MLPSSAPRTLHCLWVACVNHDQVCAHGEPAGPDQAVQVLPTRGAEQEGGAGGRRGALLPEPPEGAGVCLPCSFVEYKDFKLVYRQYAALYIVVGVTDSENELSVYELVHNFVEVLDKYFSRVSELDIMFNLDRVHIILDEMIQNGHIVETNKSRVLTPLTALDKMADG comes from the exons ATGCTGCCGTCCAGCGCTCCTCGGACACTTCATTGTCTCTGGGTAGCTTGTGTCA ACCATGATCAAGTTTGTGCTCATGGTGAACCGGCAGGGCCAGACCAGGCTGTCCAGGTACTACCAACCCGTGGAGCTGAGCAGGAGGGCGGCGCTGGAGGCCGACGTGGTGCGCTGCTGCCTGAGCCGCCGGAAGGAGCAGGTGTCTGTCTacct TGTTCCTTTGTGGAGTATAAAGACTTCAAACTGGTCTATCGCCAGTATGCTGCGCTGTACATCGTGGTGGGAGTCACAGACAGCGAG AACGAGCTGTCCGTCTACGAGCTGGTCCACAACTTCGTGGAGGTTTTGGACAAATACTTTAGCCGTGTG AGCGAACTGGAT ATCATGTTCAACCTGGACCGGGTTCACATCATACTGGATGAGATGATCCAGAACGGACACATCGTGGAGACAAACAAGAGCCGTGTCCTCACACCGCTCACCGCCCTCGACAAAATGGCCGACGGCTAA
- the ap4s1 gene encoding AP-4 complex subunit sigma-1 isoform X2, which translates to MIKFVLMVNRQGQTRLSRYYQPVELSRRAALEADVVRCCLSRRKEQCSFVEYKDFKLVYRQYAALYIVVGVTDSENELSVYELVHNFVEVLDKYFSRVSELDIMFNLDRVHIILDEMIQNGHIVETNKSRVLTPLTALDKMADG; encoded by the exons ATGATCAAGTTTGTGCTCATGGTGAACCGGCAGGGCCAGACCAGGCTGTCCAGGTACTACCAACCCGTGGAGCTGAGCAGGAGGGCGGCGCTGGAGGCCGACGTGGTGCGCTGCTGCCTGAGCCGCCGGAAGGAGCAG TGTTCCTTTGTGGAGTATAAAGACTTCAAACTGGTCTATCGCCAGTATGCTGCGCTGTACATCGTGGTGGGAGTCACAGACAGCGAG AACGAGCTGTCCGTCTACGAGCTGGTCCACAACTTCGTGGAGGTTTTGGACAAATACTTTAGCCGTGTG AGCGAACTGGAT ATCATGTTCAACCTGGACCGGGTTCACATCATACTGGATGAGATGATCCAGAACGGACACATCGTGGAGACAAACAAGAGCCGTGTCCTCACACCGCTCACCGCCCTCGACAAAATGGCCGACGGCTAA